A genome region from Anolis carolinensis isolate JA03-04 chromosome 6, rAnoCar3.1.pri, whole genome shotgun sequence includes the following:
- the LOC134292327 gene encoding sulfotransferase 1C2-like: MMDCKPRMESLDPSSTKDSLLMDVEGILYPKETGMYWEEIQNFKARPDDLLICTYPKAGTTWMQEIVDMIQHGGDPEKCARAPIYQRSPFVGCSFRVSIPTSIEKINAMPSPRTLRTHFTVQHLPPSFWDQKCKIIYVARNAKDNMVSYFHFHNMTSIIPDSGSWDEFMENFIAGKVCWGSWFDHVQGWWKAKDRHPILYLFYEDIKEDPAREIQKIAQFLGIDLSASVLNRIVQHTQFENMKTNPLVNYSTLPSLFDLTVSPFMRKGIVGDWKAHFTVAQSEQLDNICAQKLACNDLTFRTQL; encoded by the exons ATGATGGATTGCAAACCAAGGATGGAAAGTTTGGACCCCAGCTCAACCAAGGACTCACTGCTGATGGATGTTGAAGGAATCCTTTACCCCAAGGAAACTGGGATGTATTGGGAGGAGATACAGAACTTTAAAGCTCGGCCTGATGATCTTCTTATTTGCACTTACCCCAAAGCAG GGACTACTTGGATGCAGGAAATTGTGGATATGATCCAACATGGAGGAGACCCAGAGAAATGTGCTCGGGCTCCGATCTATCAACGCAGTCCCTTCGTAGGGTGCAGCTTTCGAGTTTCCATCCCTACAA GCATTGAAAAAATAAACGCAATGCCCTCTCCACGCACACTCAGAACCCATTTCACAGTTCAGCACCTACCACCTTCCTTTTGGGATCAGAAGTGCAAG attaTTTATGTGGCCAGGAATGCCAAAGACAACATGGTTTCCTATTTCCACTTCCACAATATGACCAGTATAATTCCGGACAGTGGCAGCTGGGATGAGTTTATGGAGAATTTCATTGCAGGGAAGG TTTGTTGGGGCTCTTGGTTTGATCACGTTCAAGGCTGGTGGAAGGCTAAGGACCGTCATCCGATTCTATATCTGTTTTATGAAGACATTAAAGAG gaCCCAGCCCGTGAAATCCAGAAAATAGCTCAATTCCTGGGAATAGATCTCTCTGCATCAGTTCTCAACCGGATTGTGCAGCACACACAATTTGAGAACATGAAAACAAACCCATTGGTTAATTACAGCACCTTGCCCTCTCTGTTTGACCTAACTGTGTCCCCCTTCATGAGAAAAG GAATTGTTGGAGATTGGAAAGCGCACTTCACTGTGGCCCAAAGTGAACAACTGGACAACATCTGTGCTCAGAAACTTGCCTGCAATGACCTTACCTTTCGCACACAGTTATAA
- the LOC100567153 gene encoding sulfotransferase 1C2: protein MMDCKPRMESLDPSSTKDSLLMDVEGILYPEETGKYWEEIQNFKARTDDLLICTYPKAGTTWMQEIVDMIQHGGDPEKCARAPIYQRSPFVGCSFLISIPTSLEKIDAMPSPRTLKTHFPVEHLPPSFWDQKCKIIYVARNAKDNMVSYFHFHNMTSIIPDSGSWDEFMENFIAGKVCWGSWFDHVQGWWKAKDRHPILYLFYEDIKEDPAREIQKIAQFLGIDLSASVLNRIVQHTQFENMKTNPLVNYSTLPSLFDLTVSPFMRKGIVGDWKAHFTVAQSEQLDNICAQKLACNDLTFRTQL from the exons ATGATGGATTGCAAACCAAGGATGGAAAGTTTGGACCCCAGCTCAACCAAGGACTCACTGCTGATGGATgttgagggaatcctttaccCCGAGGAAACTGGGAAGTATTGGGAGGAGATACAGAACTTTAAAGCTCGGACTGATGATCTTCTTATTTGCACTTACCCCAAAGCAG GGACTACTTGGATGCAGGAAATTGTGGATATGATCCAACATGGAGGAGACCCAGAGAAATGTGCTCGGGCCCCGATCTATCAACGCAGTCCCTTCGTAGGGTGCAGCTTTCTAATTTCCATCCCTACAA GCCTTGAAAAAATAGACGCAATGCCCTCTCCACGCACACTCAAAACCCATTTCCCAGTTGAGCACCTACCACCTTCCTTCTGGGATCAGAAGTGCAAG attaTTTATGTGGCCAGGAATGCCAAAGACAACATGGTTTCCTATTTCCACTTCCACAACATGACCAGTATAATTCCGGACAGTGGCAGCTGGGATGAGTTCATGGAGAATTTCATTGCAGGGAAGG TTTGTTGGGGCTCTTGGTTTGATCATGTTCAAGGCTGGTGGAAGGCTAAGGACCGTCATCCGATTCTATATCTGTTTTATGAAGACATTAAAGAG gaCCCAGCCCGTGAAATCCAGAAAATAGCTCAATTCCTGGGAATAGATCTCTCTGCATCAGTTCTCAACCGGATTGTGCAGCACACACAATTTGAGAACATGAAAACAAACCCATTGGTTAATTACAGCACCTTGCCCTCTCTGTTTGACCTAACTGTGTCCCCCTTCATGAGAAAAG GAATTGTTGGAGACTGGAAAGCGCACTTCACTGTGGCTCAAAGTGAACAACTGGACAACATCTGTGCTCAGAAACTTGCCTGCAACGACCTTACATTTCGCACACAGTTATAA
- the LOC100567347 gene encoding sulfotransferase 1C4, whose protein sequence is MECEGPRVQTSEFFSLFVCFQIIYVARNAKDNMVSYFHFVNMTSLLPDSGSWDEFMENFIAGKVCWGSWFNHVQGWWKAKDHHPILYLFYEDIKEDPAREIQKIAQFLGIDLSASVLNRIVQHTKFENMKTNPLVNYSDLPSLFDLTVSPFMRKGIVGDWKEHFTVAESERLDNICARQLACNGLTFRTQL, encoded by the exons ATGGAGTGCGAGGGACCCAGAGTTCagacatctgagttcttttctctctttgtctGTTTTCAGATTATTTATGTGGCCAGGAATGCCAAAGACAACATGGTTTCCTATTTCCACTTCGTCAACATGACCAGCTTACTTCCGGACAGTGGCAGCTGGGATGAGTTTATGGAGAATTTCATTGCTGGGAAGG TTTGTTGGGGCTCTTGGTTTAATCACGTTCAAGGCTGGTGGAAGGCTAAGGACCATCATCCGATTCTATATCTGTTTTATGAAGACATTAAAGAG gaccCAGCCCGTGAAATCCAGAAAATAGCTCAATTCCTGGGAATAGATCTCTCTGCATCAGTTCTCAACCGGATTGTGCAGCACACAAAATTTGAGAACATGAAAACAAACCCATTGGTTAATTACAGCGACTTGCCCTCTCTGTTTGACCTAACTGTGTCCCCCTTCATGAGAAAAG GAATTGTTGGAGACTGGAAAGAGCACTTCACTGTGGCCGAAAGTGAACGATTGGACAACATCTGTGCTCGGCAACTTGCCTGCAACGGCCTTACATTTCGCACACAGTTATAA
- the LOC103280013 gene encoding sulfotransferase 1B1: MLGASPSRVMQISPGSFKRPTLMQVREVSMADYIVANWESLCALQAKPDDLLICSYPKSGTTWMQEIVDVMRHGGDPQKCAQVPIYDRIPFLEQFHFFPTGLEKIEAMPSPRIIKTHLPVQLLPLSFWEQNCKVIYMARNGKDIAISYFHFHLMNHGMPETTSWNQFLEDFLVGKIAWGSWFDHVRNWWEAKNHHLILYLFYEDMKENPAREIQKIAQFLGVQLSESDLNKIVQHTKFENMKNNPLTNYTTRPLFQMDHAVSPFMRKGIVGDWKEHFTVFQSEQFDNVCAQLLGESGLTFRTEP; encoded by the exons ATGCTTGGTGCTAGTCCATCAAGG GTGATGCAAATCAGTCCCGGTTCATTCAAGCGCCCAACACTGATGCAAGTTAGAGAAGTCAGTATGGCTGATTACATTGTAGCAAACTGGGAATCTTTGTGTGCCCTCCAAGCCAAGCCTGATGACCTTCTCATCTGCAGCTATCCCAAATCAG GAACTACTTGGATGCAGGAAATTGTTGACGTAATGCGGCACGGAGGAGACCCACAAAAGTGCGCTCAGGTCCCCATCTATGATCGGATACCCTTCCTAGAACAGTTTCACTTTTTTCCCACAG GTTTGGAAAAAATAGAGGCAATGCCCTCTCCACGTATCATCAAAACTCATCTTCCAGTCCAGCTTCTACCACTTTCCTTCTGGGAACAGAATTGCAAG GTAATTTATATGGCCAGAAATGGCAAAGACATTGCAATCTCCTATTTCCACTTCCACCTCATGAACCATGGTATGCCAGAGACAACAAGCTGGAACCAGTTTCTGGAAGATTTCCTTGTAGGCAAGA TTGCCTGGGGTTCCTGGTTTGATCATGTTCGTAACTGGTGGGAGGCCAAGAATCATCACCTGATCCTCTATCTCTTTTATGAAGACATGAAAGAG AACCCAGCCCGGGAAATCCAAAAGATAGCCCAGTTCCTGGGTGTACAGCTCTCAGAATCAGATCTGAACAAGATTGTGCAGCACACCAAGTTTGAGAATATGAAAAACAACCCTCTCACAAATTATACCACCAGGCCCCTCTTTCAAATGGACCATGCTGTGTCTCCCTTCATGAGAAAAG GGATCGTAGGAGATTGGAAAGAGCATTTTACAGTATTTCAAAGTGAGCAGTTCGATAATGTTTGCGCCCAGTTATTGGGAGAGAGTGGCTTGACTTTTCGCACGGAGCCTTAA
- the LOC100560139 gene encoding sulfotransferase 1C1 isoform X1: MQVMDFETDEDSKSIKHSTLVDINGVPLLSAMINGWDPIWNFKARPDDLLICTYPKAGTTWIQEIVDMIQHGGDLQKCARAPIHERMPFIDLYYSKFNLSGVEEANAMASPRTLKSHLPVQLLPPSFWEQKSKIIYVARNAKDNVVSYFHFHRMALAMPEPGTWEEFLENFMAGKVTWGSWFDHVRGWWEAKDHHPILYLFYEDMKKNPGQEIQKVAEFLDVQLPESVLNQIFQHTEFECMKANPMTNYTMMPSIFLDHTISPFMRKGTVGNWKEHFTVAQSERLDDLCAQLLKGSGLTFRTEL, translated from the exons ATG CAGGTGATGGATTTTGAAACAGATGAGGACTCCAAATCTATCAAGCACTCGACACTTGTAGATATTAATGGAGTCCCTTTACTCAGTGCTATGATCAATGGCTGGGACCCCATCTGGAACTTCAAGGCTCGGCCTGATGACCTTCTCATTTGCACATACCCCAAAGCAG GAACCACTTGGATACAGGAAATTGTGGACATGATCCAGCATGGAGGGGATCTGCAGAAATGTGCTCGGGCCCCCATCCATGAGCGAATGCCCTTCATAGATTTGTACTATTCTAAATTCAATCTGTCAG GTGTTGAAGAAGCCAATGCAATGGCCTCTCCACGCACCCTTAAGTCTCACCTCCCAGTCCAGCTCTTGCCTCCTTCTTTCTGGGAGCAAAAGTCCAAG ATTATTTATGTGGCTAGGAATGCCAAGGACAATGTGGTCTCTTACTTCCACTTCCACCGGATGGCCCTGGCGATGCCTGAGCCTGGAACATGGGAAGAGTTTCTGGAGAATTTCATGGCTGGGAAAG TTACCTGGGGTTCCTGGTTTGACCATGTTCGTGGCTGGTGGGAGGCCAAGGACCATCACCCAATTCTCTATCTTTTTTATGAAGACATGAAAAAG aACCCAGGTCAGGAAATCCAGAAAGTTGCCGAGTTCCTGGatgtacagctcccagaatcagtTCTGAATCAAATTTTTCAGCACACAGAATTTGAGTGCATGAAAGCAAATCCAATGACTAACTATACCATGATgccttccatcttcttggatcATACTATATCCCCCTTTATGAGAAAAG GCACGGTAGGAAACTGGAAGGAGCACTTCACGGTGGCTCAAAGTGAACGCCTGGATGACCTCTGTGCCCAGTTATTGAAAGGCAGTGGCCTGACTTTCCGCACAGAGCTGTAG
- the LOC100560139 gene encoding sulfotransferase 1C1 isoform X2 yields the protein MVMDFETDEDSKSIKHSTLVDINGVPLLSAMINGWDPIWNFKARPDDLLICTYPKAGTTWIQEIVDMIQHGGDLQKCARAPIHERMPFIDLYYSKFNLSGVEEANAMASPRTLKSHLPVQLLPPSFWEQKSKIIYVARNAKDNVVSYFHFHRMALAMPEPGTWEEFLENFMAGKVTWGSWFDHVRGWWEAKDHHPILYLFYEDMKKNPGQEIQKVAEFLDVQLPESVLNQIFQHTEFECMKANPMTNYTMMPSIFLDHTISPFMRKGTVGNWKEHFTVAQSERLDDLCAQLLKGSGLTFRTEL from the exons ATG GTGATGGATTTTGAAACAGATGAGGACTCCAAATCTATCAAGCACTCGACACTTGTAGATATTAATGGAGTCCCTTTACTCAGTGCTATGATCAATGGCTGGGACCCCATCTGGAACTTCAAGGCTCGGCCTGATGACCTTCTCATTTGCACATACCCCAAAGCAG GAACCACTTGGATACAGGAAATTGTGGACATGATCCAGCATGGAGGGGATCTGCAGAAATGTGCTCGGGCCCCCATCCATGAGCGAATGCCCTTCATAGATTTGTACTATTCTAAATTCAATCTGTCAG GTGTTGAAGAAGCCAATGCAATGGCCTCTCCACGCACCCTTAAGTCTCACCTCCCAGTCCAGCTCTTGCCTCCTTCTTTCTGGGAGCAAAAGTCCAAG ATTATTTATGTGGCTAGGAATGCCAAGGACAATGTGGTCTCTTACTTCCACTTCCACCGGATGGCCCTGGCGATGCCTGAGCCTGGAACATGGGAAGAGTTTCTGGAGAATTTCATGGCTGGGAAAG TTACCTGGGGTTCCTGGTTTGACCATGTTCGTGGCTGGTGGGAGGCCAAGGACCATCACCCAATTCTCTATCTTTTTTATGAAGACATGAAAAAG aACCCAGGTCAGGAAATCCAGAAAGTTGCCGAGTTCCTGGatgtacagctcccagaatcagtTCTGAATCAAATTTTTCAGCACACAGAATTTGAGTGCATGAAAGCAAATCCAATGACTAACTATACCATGATgccttccatcttcttggatcATACTATATCCCCCTTTATGAGAAAAG GCACGGTAGGAAACTGGAAGGAGCACTTCACGGTGGCTCAAAGTGAACGCCTGGATGACCTCTGTGCCCAGTTATTGAAAGGCAGTGGCCTGACTTTCCGCACAGAGCTGTAG
- the LOC100560139 gene encoding sulfotransferase 1C1 isoform X3 has product MDFETDEDSKSIKHSTLVDINGVPLLSAMINGWDPIWNFKARPDDLLICTYPKAGTTWIQEIVDMIQHGGDLQKCARAPIHERMPFIDLYYSKFNLSGVEEANAMASPRTLKSHLPVQLLPPSFWEQKSKIIYVARNAKDNVVSYFHFHRMALAMPEPGTWEEFLENFMAGKVTWGSWFDHVRGWWEAKDHHPILYLFYEDMKKNPGQEIQKVAEFLDVQLPESVLNQIFQHTEFECMKANPMTNYTMMPSIFLDHTISPFMRKGTVGNWKEHFTVAQSERLDDLCAQLLKGSGLTFRTEL; this is encoded by the exons ATGGATTTTGAAACAGATGAGGACTCCAAATCTATCAAGCACTCGACACTTGTAGATATTAATGGAGTCCCTTTACTCAGTGCTATGATCAATGGCTGGGACCCCATCTGGAACTTCAAGGCTCGGCCTGATGACCTTCTCATTTGCACATACCCCAAAGCAG GAACCACTTGGATACAGGAAATTGTGGACATGATCCAGCATGGAGGGGATCTGCAGAAATGTGCTCGGGCCCCCATCCATGAGCGAATGCCCTTCATAGATTTGTACTATTCTAAATTCAATCTGTCAG GTGTTGAAGAAGCCAATGCAATGGCCTCTCCACGCACCCTTAAGTCTCACCTCCCAGTCCAGCTCTTGCCTCCTTCTTTCTGGGAGCAAAAGTCCAAG ATTATTTATGTGGCTAGGAATGCCAAGGACAATGTGGTCTCTTACTTCCACTTCCACCGGATGGCCCTGGCGATGCCTGAGCCTGGAACATGGGAAGAGTTTCTGGAGAATTTCATGGCTGGGAAAG TTACCTGGGGTTCCTGGTTTGACCATGTTCGTGGCTGGTGGGAGGCCAAGGACCATCACCCAATTCTCTATCTTTTTTATGAAGACATGAAAAAG aACCCAGGTCAGGAAATCCAGAAAGTTGCCGAGTTCCTGGatgtacagctcccagaatcagtTCTGAATCAAATTTTTCAGCACACAGAATTTGAGTGCATGAAAGCAAATCCAATGACTAACTATACCATGATgccttccatcttcttggatcATACTATATCCCCCTTTATGAGAAAAG GCACGGTAGGAAACTGGAAGGAGCACTTCACGGTGGCTCAAAGTGAACGCCTGGATGACCTCTGTGCCCAGTTATTGAAAGGCAGTGGCCTGACTTTCCGCACAGAGCTGTAG